In the Brassica napus cultivar Da-Ae chromosome A7, Da-Ae, whole genome shotgun sequence genome, one interval contains:
- the LOC106356164 gene encoding proline-rich receptor-like protein kinase PERK4, whose translation MASSPESSPPPSNSSSTSSTPPSPPSPTQGDSSSPPPDSSSPPAPQAPSPPSSSNNSPPSPASQGGGGNGGGNQSPPSRGSPPSRGGDNSGSRSSQSGNNGGSRSDNSPSGGSGGGGGGGGNNTNTAIIIGVLVGAGLLMIVLIIVCLRRKKKRKDSFYPESMKGNQYQYYGNNNNNNNNNSSQNYPNWHLNSQGQNQQPPNSWGGGGPSLPPPQQMPTSGDASSLYSGPARPVLPPPPPTLALGFNKSTFTYQELAAATGGFADSNLLGQGGFGYVHKGVLSSGKEVAVKSLKSGSGQGEREFQAEVDIISRVHHRYLVSLVGYCIADAQRMLVYEFVPNNTLEYHLHGKNLPVMDFSTRMRIALGAGKGLAYLHEDCHPRIIHRDIKSANILLDFNFDAMVADFGLAKLTSDNYTHVSTRVMGTFGYLAPEYASSGKLTEKSDVFSYGVMLLELITGKRPVDSSGTMDDTLVDWARPIMARALEDGNFNELADARLEGNYNPQEMARMVTCAAASIRHSGRKRPKMSQIVRALEGEMSLDALNESVKPGNSKVYGTSGTSTDYSQTSYNADMKKFRHVALSSQEFQSSEAEGSCSTDSRETKSPAAPK comes from the exons ATGGCTTCTTCCCCTGAATCATCTCCTCCTCCGTCAAATTCAAGTTCAACCTCCTCCACTCCACCGTCTCCTCCTTCTCCTACTCAAGGAGACTCATCATCTCCACCTCCTGATTCCAGCTCGCCACCAGCTCCACAAGCTCCTTCTCCTCCCAGTTCTAGCAATAACTCTCCTCCTTCTCCGGCATCACAAGGCGGTGGAGGAAATGGCGGCGGAAATCAGTCTCCACCGTCACGTGGCTCCCCTCCTTCTAGGGGTGGAGATAATAGTGGCAGCAGATCGTCACAGTCTGGAAACAATGGGGGATCTCGCTCGGATAATTCTCCTTCTGGCGGAAGTGGTGGaggaggcggaggaggaggaaatAATACGAATACGGCGATCATAATAGGTGTACTAGTTGGAGCTGGACTACTGATGATCGTGCTTATTATTGTGTGTCTTAGAcgcaaaaagaagagaaaagattCCTTCTACCCTGAATCCATGAAAG GAAATCAATATCAATACTatggaaacaacaacaacaacaacaacaacaattctTCACAGAATTACCCAAATTGGCATCTAAATTCACAAGGCCAAAACCAACAACCTCCTAATAGTTGGGGAGGCGGTGGACCATCACTGCCTCCTCCTCAGCAGATGCCTACAAGTGGAGATGCTTCCTCCTTGTACTCGGGACCAGCACGCCCGGTTTTACCTCCTCCTCCGCCTACTCTAGCCCTTGGATTCAACAAAAGCACTTTTACTTACCAAGAGCTCGCAGCTGCAACAGGAGGTTTTGCGGATTCTAACCTTTTGGGACAGGGAGGTTTCGGCTATGTCCATAAAGGGGTGTTATCTAGTGGTAAAGAAGTCGCAGTTAAGAGCTTAAAATCGGGTAGCGGACAAGGAGAAAGAGAGTTTCAAGCTGAGGTTGATATCATTAGTCGTGTGCATCATCGATATCTTGTTTCTTTGGTTGGCTATTGCATAGCTGATGCACAAAGAATGTTGGTTTATGAATTTGTTCCTAATAATACTTTGGAGTATCATCTTCATG GGAAGAATCTTCCAGTAATGGATTTCTCCACCAGGATGCGCATCGCCTTAGGTGCTGGGAAAGGACTTGCTTACCTTCATGAAGACT GTCATCCTCGGATCATTCACCGTGACATCAAGTCTGCAAACATTCTCTTGGACTTTAACTTTGATGCAATG GTGGCTGATTTCGGATTAGCTAAGTTAACTTCTGATAACTATACTCATGTATCTACTCGTGTGATGGGAACTTTCGG ATATCTAGCTCCAGAGTATGCTTCAAGCGGTAAATTAACAGAGAAATCAGATGTTTTCTCGTACGGTGTCATGTTACTGGAACTAATCACTGGAAAACGACCGGTTGATAGTAGCGGCACCATGGATGACACTTTAGTGGATTGg GCTCGTCCTATCATGGCTCGTGCACTAGAAGATGGAAACTTTAATGAGCTTGCCGATGCAAGGCTTGAAGGCAACTACAACCCTCAAGAAATGGCTCGAATGGTTACTTGTGCTGCTGCTAGTATTCGCCATTCTGGACGTAAACGCCCAAAGATGAGCCAG ATTGTAAGAGCATTAGAAGGAGAAATGTCACTAGATGCTCTAAATGAAAGTGTGAAGCCTGGAAATAGCAAAGTTTACGGGACATCAGGAACAAGCACGGATTATAGTCAGACATCATACAATGCAGACATGAAGAAATTCAGACATGTAGCTTTGTCGAGCCAAGAGTTCCAAAGCAGTGAAGCTGAAGGATCATGTAGCACTGATTCCCGAGAGACTAAAAGTCCGGCTGCTCCTAAATGA